GCGGATCGTACGGCGGGCGAACACCACGTCGCGCGACCCGAAGCGGAACATGTCCTCGCCGGGCGGCCGCACCAGCGGCCGGACCCCCGGCCCGTCGTCGTCGGTCACCAGGTGTGCCAGCCCCCGCACGACGGCGACCGGGACGCCCGTGAGCTTGCCCTTGACCAGCTCGGCGGCCGAGGCGATCTCGTCGGCCAGGGCGGTCACGGTGGCGTTGAGCGGGTTGCCGTGTGTGTCGCTGAGCCCGCGGAAGTCCTCCAGCGGGAGCACACCGGCCGCGCCGATGGCGACGTCGATCAGCCCGTGCCGCCAGGGCCGGCCGAAGGTGTCGGAGACGATCACGCCGACCCGGGCCGGGAGCGCGGCCCGGACCCGCCGGGCGGAGGCGTCGGCGTCCTCGGGCAGCAGCAGGACGGTGCCGGGGTCGGTGTTGGAGGCGTCGACACCGGCCGCCGCCATCACGAACCCGTGGCGGGTCTCGGAGATGACCGTGTCGCCGCGCCGGGCGACGACCCGCACGGTCTCGTCCTCGATCGCCGCCAGGCGGTCGGGCGCGTTCCGCACGCGGCCCTCAGCCTTGCTCACGATCTTGGAGGTGATGACGACGATGTCGCCGTCGCGCAGATCGGCGTCCTTGAGCAGGGCCGCGAGGTCGTCGCCGGGTCGCACCTCGCCGAGGCCCGTGACCGGAATCACCTCCACCCGCTCGGGCGGCACGGCACCGCTCCCTCCATCGGGCCGGGCGACGAGCCCGGCCCCGGTTCCGGCACCGGTCCCTGCTGAGGAACCGGACGTGGAGCCGGATGCGGGGGCGGGCGCGGCGTCGGGGGTGTGGTCGGTCATCGGGCCAGCTCCAGTGCGAGGTCGAGGGCGGCGCGGGCGATGTCGGCCGCGGCGTCGGCATCGTGCATGAGGATCGGCCGGGCCACCACCCGGACGCCGTCCAGCCGGACCCCGTCGTCCTCGGGCGCCACCAGCCAGCCGTCGACCAGCTCGGCGCCGTAGAGGCCGAGCACCGCCTGAGCCGTGGTCTCGACGCCGATGGCCGTCAGGCAGGCGTCGGCCATGCCGCGCACGGGGGCGCCGCCGATGATGGGGGAGACGCCCACGACCGTCTTGGGCAGCAGCGCCTCGCGGATGCCGGGCACCTGGAGGATCGTGCCGATGCTCACCACCGGGTTGGACGGCGGCAGGATCACCACGTCGGCCTCCTCGATCGCCTCCAGGACACCGGGGGCCGGCTTGGCGGTGTCGGCGCCGACCAGGGCGAACGACTCGGCCGGCACCGAGGCGCGCAGCCGGACCCACCACTCCTGGAAGTGGACCGCGCGCCGCCCCTGCTCGTCGGAGATCACCACGTGCGTCTCGCAGCGGTCGTCGCTCATCGGCAGCAGGCGGACCCCGGGCTGCCAGCGGGCGCACAGCGCCTCGGTGATCTGGGAGAGCGGGTAGCCGGCCTCCAGCATCTGCGAGCGGACGATGTGGGTGGCGAAGTCGCGGTCGCCCAGCCCGAACCACTGCGGCTCCACGCCGTAGGCCGCCAGCTCCTCCTTGACGACGTGCGACTCCTTGGCGCGGCCCCAGCCCTGGTCCTCGTCGATGCCGCCGCCCAGGGTGTACATGACCGTGTCGAGGTCGGGGCAGACCCGCAGGCCGAACAGGGTGATGTCGTCGCCCGTGTTGCCGATCACGGTGATCCGGGCGTCGGGGGCCGTCGCGCGCAGGCCGCGCAGGAAGCGGGCGCCGCCGATGCCGCCGGCGAGGGACACGATGTGCATGCGGCCCAGTCTTCCACCGGCCTGCGACAACTTCTTTCCGGGACCCTCTTGCCCTGAAATTTCGGGCTTTGAGGGTTGAAACTCGTGCCTTTGGGGAACGAGAGGTTTTTGTGACTTGTGCCGCCTAAGGGCGGTCATGTGGCAAACTCCCTTCGGGCTAAAGGGTTCCCTGGGGAGTGGTTGTGAGCAAACTTGACGTCGACCGGCTCAAGGAGCCGGCCGCCTGGCTGATGGTGGCCGCGGGCGGGCTGAGCGTGCTGCTGGCGACGGGCAGGGTCTTGATCGGCTCTTCGTCGGGCATCGGCCGCAGCCTGTCCATCGCGGACCGCGCCGCGACCAACTTCTTCAGCCTCACCAGCCCGGTGACGGTGGCGCTGCTGCTGGGTGCCGTGCTCCTGGTGACCAAGGTGGGGCAGCCGTCCCCGAAGGCCAAGATCGTCACGTTCGGCGCGGTGGGCGGGCTCGGCCTCGCCACGGTGTTCGGCGCCCTGTCGCTGCTGCTCGGGCTGTTCGCGGGCCGCGGCGTGTGGTCCACGTTCGAGTTCCTGCTGAGTGGCGTGCCCCTGCTCGGCCTGACCGCCGTGGCCCTGGTCTACCTGTTGCCGCAGGTTCTGAGCGCGCGCCCCGCGTCCGGTCCGGGTTACGGCCCGGGCGCCCCGTACGGCCAGCAGGCGCAGTACGGGCAGGCTCCGGGCGCCCCGTACGGCCAGCAGGCCGACTACGCCCCGCAGGCCGGCTACGGCCAGCACCCTCCCGGCCAGGCCCCCTACGGCCAGCACCCCGGCTACGGACAGCCCGTCGAGGGCCAGCACCCGGGCTTCGCCCAGCAGTCCGGCGAGGGCCGGCAGCCCGGTTACGGCCAGCCGGACGAGGCCCAGCCCGGGTTCGGCCAGACCGGCGGCGAGGGTCCCGGGTTCGGCCAGCCGGGTGCGCCCCAGCCCGGGTTCGGCCAGGCCGGTGACGGTCAGCAGCCCGGCTACGGCCAGGCCGGTGACGGTCAGCAGCCCGGCTACGGCCAGCCTGGCGAGGGCCGGCAGCCCCAGCCACGGACGCCCCAGCCCCGTGCCGCCCTCCCCGCCGCTCCCGGTGACAGCAAGACCGACCCCGGCTACGGCGAACCCGCCATCCCCGGCTTCGCCCAGCCGGATCCGTCCTTCCCCCAGGCGGATCCGTCCTTCGCCCAGCCGGACCAGGGCTTCGGCCAGACGAACCCCACCCAGGCCGTCCCCGCCCAGCACGACCAGCAGGGCTTCGGCCAGCCCGCCCCGATCGACCAGCAGGGCTTCGGCCAGCCCGCTCAGCCCGACTACGGGCAGCAGCCCCCCGGCCAGGCCGACCCCGGCTACGGCCAGGCCACCCCGGCCGACCAGGGTTTCGGCCAGAGCGTGTCCGCTGACCAGGGCTTCGGTCAGACGAACCCCACCCAGTCCTTCCGCGCCCAGAACGACCAGCAGGCGTTCGGCCGGCCGACCCCGGCCCACGGGTCGTACACGCCCGCGGAGACCCAGCCCGACGCCGGGCACCAGCCGGCCGCCGAGTACCAGCCCGCTCCCTACGTCCCCGCCGACAGCCAGCCGAGCGTGTACGGCCAGCCCTCCTACTCCACGGCCGACTCCCAGCCCAACCTCTACGCCCCGGCCGACACCCACCCGGCCGGCGGCTACCCGCCCTCGGCCGACTCCCAGGCCGACCCCTACGCGCCACCCGCCCCCCAGCCCGGCGCCTACACCCCGCTCGACGCCCAGTACCAGCCGTCGCAGCCCCCGTACACCTCCCAGGACAGCGGCCCGTACGTGCCGCCGATCGTCCAGCCGAACGCCTTCAACGCCCCGGCGTCGGGCGGCTACCCGAGCGGCGAGACCGCGCCCAGCGTGCCGTTCCCCCCGTCCCCCCAGCAGGCTGACCAGCAGCAGGGCGGACAGCCGTTCACCGGCTACTCGGGCCACGAGTTCGCCACCCCGGCCTACCAAGAGCCCGACCCGCCCGTGGACCCGCGCTCCCAGCAGCTCCACGACGCCTACCAGCAGGCCGAGACCTACCAGCACTCCACCGGCCAGCACTCCTCGGGCCAGCACTCGGCGCAGCCGGAGCTGCGGGTGCCCGACTACCCGAGTCAGCCGCAGGCCGCGCCGCACGAGAACCCGTTCGGCCACGCCCAGCAGCAGGCGCAGCCCCAGTACGGTGGCCAGCCCCAGTACGGGCAGCCGCCGAGCGGCGCGCACCACGCCGGCGGCACGCAGGCCGAGCAGTTCGGCCAGCAGCAGTACGGCCGGCCGGCCTCCGCGCCGGGCCAGTACGGCCAGTCGTACGAGCCCCAGCCGGCCCCCTACGAGCCGCAGCCCTACCAGCAGCAGCCCCCGTCGTCCGGCTGGGAGCCGCAGGCGGAGTCGACGGTCCGGCTCGACCCGGAGTCCTACCGCAGCGGCGACGCGCTCGGTGAGCAGCGGCGCGACGGGGACGACCCGATCGACCCCACAGCCATATACACCCCCAACGAGCCGCGCCGGTAACGAACCGGCAAAGCAGGGCTAGAGAGAAGGTGGGCCACGGGCGGGCGTCTATACCGCCCTGGTACGGTTCCGACCGCTGAC
The Nonomuraea muscovyensis genome window above contains:
- a CDS encoding coenzyme F420-0:L-glutamate ligase; its protein translation is MTDHTPDAAPAPASGSTSGSSAGTGAGTGAGLVARPDGGSGAVPPERVEVIPVTGLGEVRPGDDLAALLKDADLRDGDIVVITSKIVSKAEGRVRNAPDRLAAIEDETVRVVARRGDTVISETRHGFVMAAAGVDASNTDPGTVLLLPEDADASARRVRAALPARVGVIVSDTFGRPWRHGLIDVAIGAAGVLPLEDFRGLSDTHGNPLNATVTALADEIASAAELVKGKLTGVPVAVVRGLAHLVTDDDGPGVRPLVRPPGEDMFRFGSRDVVFARRTIREFSDEPVDPAAVRRAVAAGIAAPAPHHTTPWRFVLVESAQTRLRLLDAMREAWIADLRGDGFTEQSIAKRIKRGDVLRKAPYLVVPCLVMEGSHTYRDDRRNASEREMFVVATGAGVENLLIQLAVEGLGSAWVSSTMFCRPVVREVLELPGSWDPMGCVAVGHAAAPPRQRPPREPDDFIVVR
- the cofD gene encoding 2-phospho-L-lactate transferase, with translation MHIVSLAGGIGGARFLRGLRATAPDARITVIGNTGDDITLFGLRVCPDLDTVMYTLGGGIDEDQGWGRAKESHVVKEELAAYGVEPQWFGLGDRDFATHIVRSQMLEAGYPLSQITEALCARWQPGVRLLPMSDDRCETHVVISDEQGRRAVHFQEWWVRLRASVPAESFALVGADTAKPAPGVLEAIEEADVVILPPSNPVVSIGTILQVPGIREALLPKTVVGVSPIIGGAPVRGMADACLTAIGVETTAQAVLGLYGAELVDGWLVAPEDDGVRLDGVRVVARPILMHDADAAADIARAALDLALELAR